The Cytophagia bacterium CHB2 genome has a window encoding:
- a CDS encoding threonylcarbamoyl-AMP synthase: MNVLKINADHPEPESLTLAVNALREGQVIAYLTDTVYGLGVDARLPGAIDQIYVLKQRVTEKALPVIIASNNMLSGWVKYISPLAEKLMNEFWPGPLTLVFEATKKVPQNLIAASSTLAVRVPARALPRLLSEQLNAPIISTSANLAGRPAALTVADITDQFGETIPLILDSGAASTSLASTILDVTIDPPRLLRAGAIPKEAIIKSIGDIQT; encoded by the coding sequence ATGAATGTATTGAAAATCAACGCCGACCATCCCGAGCCCGAAAGCCTAACGCTCGCCGTCAACGCGCTGCGCGAAGGCCAGGTGATTGCCTACCTCACCGACACGGTGTACGGCCTCGGTGTTGATGCCAGGCTGCCCGGCGCGATCGATCAGATCTATGTTCTGAAACAGCGCGTTACTGAAAAAGCATTGCCGGTTATTATTGCCAGCAACAACATGCTGTCAGGATGGGTCAAATACATTTCGCCGCTGGCGGAAAAGTTGATGAACGAGTTTTGGCCCGGGCCATTGACTCTTGTTTTTGAAGCGACGAAAAAAGTGCCGCAGAATTTGATTGCGGCCAGTTCGACTCTGGCTGTGCGCGTGCCGGCGCGCGCGCTGCCGCGGCTTTTGAGTGAACAGCTCAACGCGCCCATCATTTCGACCAGCGCCAATCTCGCCGGCCGCCCGGCAGCGCTTACGGTTGCAGATATTACCGACCAGTTCGGCGAGACGATTCCATTAATTTTAGATTCGGGAGCCGCCTCGACTTCCTTAGCTTCAACGATTTTAGATGTCACGATCGATCCGCCGCGTTTGCTGCGCGCCGGCGCTATTCCCAAAGAGGCGATCATTAAATCTATCGGAGATATTCAAACGTGA
- a CDS encoding low molecular weight protein arginine phosphatase yields MNSNQPFNILFVCSGNSCRSPMAEALLRMKLPSRLQDEVDIQSAGTLGINGMPAADFAINVVGEMGGDLHGHRSQGVTPDLVAKSDLILAMANEHVNYLQRKYPNYRENVFLLKRFANDDIPDDPDIEDPIGFGKAVYRECADIIAEELDRVMPAIVKLVQNHRRETA; encoded by the coding sequence GTGAATTCAAACCAGCCTTTTAATATACTCTTCGTGTGCAGCGGCAACAGTTGTCGCAGCCCGATGGCGGAGGCGCTGCTGCGCATGAAGCTGCCTTCACGCTTGCAAGACGAGGTTGACATTCAATCCGCCGGTACATTGGGCATCAACGGCATGCCGGCAGCAGATTTCGCTATTAACGTTGTCGGAGAAATGGGCGGCGATTTGCATGGCCATCGTTCACAAGGCGTCACGCCGGACTTGGTGGCAAAGTCCGATCTGATTCTGGCGATGGCAAATGAGCATGTCAATTACCTGCAGCGCAAATACCCCAATTACCGCGAAAACGTTTTTCTGTTGAAACGCTTTGCGAATGATGATATTCCCGATGATCCGGATATCGAAGACCCCATCGGTTTTGGCAAAGCCGTTTATCGCGAATGCGCGGATATCATTGCCGAGGAATTGGATCGCGTCATGCCCGCGATCGTGAAGCTCGTGCAAAATCATCGCCGGGAAACGGCGTGA